DNA from Pelodiscus sinensis isolate JC-2024 chromosome 1, ASM4963464v1, whole genome shotgun sequence:
CAAAggacctgattctgctctcattgaCTTTGGTGAGAGCAGACTCAGCATCTACGTTTAGACAAGTCCCAGACACAAACTTTACAATGAAATGGAATCCCCAAATTAGTTATTTATTTCCGTCTTTTAACCAAATCTTCTTGAATACAAGTAAGTGACAAAACTGAAAGCACACAAGTCTGACACAAGAAAGGCTTCCCAGGGTAACAGGTGTGTTTCATTAATTACTTCACCAAAACATTATGTCTGTCATTCTGCAACAAAAGCAAAACAGTAATTGTGAAACATTCCTGTGATTATTTGCAAGTTATTTAACTCTTACTTGCAATATAAACACAAATAATCCTTTAGTTTATGTAAAACTTTATCAGGAATATGATGATATTTATTCAACAGGCATCCTGAAAGAAATAACTGAGTGGAGTGGAAATAATTCATGCCATCAATTTTTCAGTAGAGCACTACATTTGTTTTACAGGGGAGAGCTGCTTAAAATCAACAGTTTGGTTGTTAAAATTGTTCCTCAAGAAACAGAGGGGGCTTCCTTATCTGAGCCTCGCAGCCACTGTGATCATACTAGCAACTACCAAGAGCAAACAACTAAGGTTATATCTGcaccggaggtatcccggaaaaactctgctgcgtccaaggaccgcgtttgctcttccgcttttttttgccgAAGAGCAAacaagctcttttggggagccctgaaTTCCTTGTTCTACGAGGGATAAGGGCTTCCGCCGAAAGAGAAAACTTCTTCGCCATTTGGTCCTGTCTAGAttgggccaaatggcggaaaagcctctgcTGGAAAAGCGATTGGAAAAatctacgcaaattgtggagtgtaatttgcatatttttttccaacaaaggactgtagtctagacctagcctaactGTAAAAAGGCTCTGAATGAAACTATCCTGATTTTCCCCTTATCTAGAGAGATAACCCATGGTCTGcatctcctccctgcctcccaaacACACAGGCCACACACTCCCCCAGATGAGGAAGTACTTTACCTCCCTGTTTTGAGTTACTTcctagaatgctagaactggagaggtcattgagtccagccccccgttcTCACGGCAGAATCAAGCACCCTAATCTagactagatcatccctgacagatgctcTTAAAGAACTTCGGTGTCACTGCGGAGTCACTCCGGATTGGCAGCAAGGAAAACCCGGGCAGGACCACCCCCATCACCTACCGACCCAGGCGAACTGCGGGTCCCAGACGGACCACATCTGGACGGTGAAGAAGGGCGCCCAGCAGACGATGTAGGCCGAGACGATCACGAAGGTCATCTTGACGGTGCGGATCTTGGCACGGGAGATGATCTTGACGCTGCTGACCCAGGGGGTGGGCAGCAGCCCCCGCTGGAAGGCGCCCGCAGGGGGGCCCGGCTTGCGGGGGTTCCCGCCCCGGCGGGTCTTGCCGCGGACGTTGCGCCAGAGGTGGCCGCAGATGAAGCCGTAGCAGGTGACCAGCACCAGCACAGGCGCCACGAAGATGCCGCCGGTGATCCAGGTGACGTAGGCGCGGGGCCCCCAGGGCTGCACGAAGTGGGCCCAGCAGTCGTAGACCTGCGAGCCGCGCTCCACCTCGCTGAGGGAGAAGATGAAGTACTGCGGCGTGCTGAGCAGCAGGCTGAGCGCCCAGGCCACCGCCACCATGGCGTGCGGGCGGCGGGCGGGCTGGCGCAGGCTGCGCAGCGGGTGGCACACGGCCACGTAGCGGTCGGCCGTCATGGCCACCAGCAGGTAGGCCGAGGCGAACATGCCGAAGACCTGCAGGTGCTTCACCACGCGGCACAGCCCGTCGGGCCCGTGGAAGCGGTAGGTCACGTCCCAGCACAGCTGCGGCAGCACCTGGAAGAAGGCCACGGCCAGGTCGGCCAGGCTGAGGTGGCGGATGAAGAGGTGCACGCGGGAGGCCTTGCGGGCAGTGAGGCGCAGCGCCAGCAGCACGAGGCCGTTGCCCAGCAGCGCCGCCGCGAAGGTCAGCGCCAGCACGGCGATCTCCAGCTTGGCCAGCTCCTCGTCCCGCCCGTAGGGGTCCCAGCCGTCGGCGCCGCTCGTGTTGGGGGCGGCGGAGCCGGGCGTCGGGCCGGGGCTGCTGCTTCCCGCCACCGGCCGCCCCTGGCTACTGTTCCCGGCGGCCCaccagggtccggggctgggagccgAGCGCATGACGCCGCCCGGCGGGACCCTCCCTCAGGCGGCtcgccccgggctctgtgcgcTCGGCGGCGCCGGGGCCGCTGCCTTTATCCGCGGGCTGGGGAGGAGCGCGCCAGTCGCCGAGGCTGGTCAGCGCTTGACGCCAgccgccccctcccttcccttcccagcggCGCGGCCAGGCGGCCCCCTGCCCTTGCCTCGCCTCCCGCGTAGTCccaggcccgccccgccccgccgggacCGTGCGCCCGCAGCCCGGGATCAGGACCTtctgcctcccgcccccgccagggTCGCTTCTCGGTCGCTCTGCCCGAGGGGAGCAGGGGATGGACTTGGGCTCTGTCaatgcaaagggggggggggcgtgagcgGCACCTTCGCTCTGGGAAACTCCCTCTGCCTGCACCCTCGGTTCTCAGAGGCTGCGGTGGCTTCCCGCGCTGCGGGAGAGCGGCTGAGcggggcagcaaggagggagcacAGGCAGGGCGGAGAAGAGCTCAGAGGGCGCTGGTAGTAGCGCACGggtagggggcaggagaaagagcaAAGGCGACCAGGGCTAGAG
Protein-coding regions in this window:
- the AVPR1A gene encoding vasopressin V1a receptor isoform X1; its protein translation is MRSAPSPGPWWAAGNSSQGRPVAGSSSPGPTPGSAAPNTSGADGWDPYGRDEELAKLEIAVLALTFAAALLGNGLVLLALRLTARKASRVHLFIRHLSLADLAVAFFQVLPQLCWDVTYRFHGPDGLCRVVKHLQVFGMFASAYLLVAMTADRYVAVCHPLRSLRQPARRPHAMVAVAWALSLLLSTPQYFIFSLSEVERGSQVYDCWAHFVQPWGPRAYVTWITGGIFVAPVLVLVTCYGFICGHLWRNVRGKTRRGGNPRKPGPPAGAFQRGLLPTPWVSSVKIISRAKIRTVKMTFVIVSAYIVCWAPFFTVQMWSVWDPQFAWVDSENTVITVTALLASLNSCCNPWIYMFFSGHLLQDCIQSFPCCQKINRKLSKEDSDGVSRRQTSFTNNRSRTNSLDTWRDSPKSSQSTKFIPIPTLASYTEETGAL
- the AVPR1A gene encoding vasopressin V1a receptor isoform X2 — protein: MRSAPSPGPWWAAGNSSQGRPVAGSSSPGPTPGSAAPNTSGADGWDPYGRDEELAKLEIAVLALTFAAALLGNGLVLLALRLTARKASRVHLFIRHLSLADLAVAFFQVLPQLCWDVTYRFHGPDGLCRVVKHLQVFGMFASAYLLVAMTADRYVAVCHPLRSLRQPARRPHAMVAVAWALSLLLSTPQYFIFSLSEVERGSQVYDCWAHFVQPWGPRAYVTWITGGIFVAPVLVLVTCYGFICGHLWRNVRGKTRRGGNPRKPGPPAGAFQRGLLPTPWVSSVKIISRAKIRTVKMTFVIVSAYIVCWAPFFTVQMWSVWDPQFAWILKILS